In Toxotes jaculatrix isolate fToxJac2 chromosome 12, fToxJac2.pri, whole genome shotgun sequence, the following are encoded in one genomic region:
- the LOC121190829 gene encoding mitochondrial uncoupling protein 2-like: protein MVGMKPKDVVPSAAVKFFGAGTAACIADLITFPLDTAKVRLQIQGETHKAEGASATKYRGVFGTITTMVRTEGPRSLYSGLVAGLQRQMSFASVRIGLYDSMKQFYTRGTESAGIVTRLMAGCTTGAMAVAFAQPTDVVKVRFQAQVRLADGGRRYNSTLDAYKTIARDEGVKGLWRGCMPNITRNAIVNCAELVTYDMIKELILKYGLMTDNMPCHFTAAFGAGFCTTLVASPVDVVKTRFMNSGAGQYSSAINCALTMLRLEGPTAFYKGFMPSFLRLGSWNIVMFVSYEQIKRGMTRAQQYWESPF from the exons ATGGTTGGCATGAAACCCAAAGACGTGGTGCCCTCTGCGGCAGTTAAGTTCTTCGGAGCAGGCACCGCAGCCTGCATTGCTGACCTCATTACCTTTCCACTGGATACCGCCAAAGTCAGACTACAG ATTCAGGGAGAGACTCATAAAGCTGAAGGAGCCAGTGCAACGAAGTATCGTGGAGTGTTTGGCACCATCACCACCATGGTCCGCACAGAGGGGCCCAGGAGTCTTTACAGCGGACTGGTGGCAGGACTCCAGAGGCAGATGAGCTTCGCCTCTGTCCGAATCGGTCTTTACGACTCCATGAAGCAATTCTACACACGAGGCACAGAGA GTGCTGGGATTGTTACTCGGCTCATGGCGGGCTGTACCACTGGAGCCATGGCTGTGGCTTTTGCACAACCAACAGATGTGGTGAAGGTACGTTTCCAAGCCCAGGTACGGCTGGCTGATGGTGGGAGGAGATACAACAGCACCCTGGATGCCTACAAGACGATTGCGCGAGATGAGGGAGTGAAGGGCCTTTGGAGAG GTTGCATGCCCAACATCACCCGTAATGCCATTGTAAACTGTGCAGAGCTGGTGACCTATGACATGATCAAAGAACTCATCCTGAAGTATGGCCTAATGACAG ACAACATGCCCTGCCACTTCACAGCTGCCTTTGGTGCAGGCTTCTGCACAACGCTTGTTGCTTCTCCAGTGGATGTAGTCAAAACAAGGTTCATGAACTCAGGGGCTGGCCAGTACAGCAGCGCGATCAACTGTGCTCTCACCATGCTGAGACTTGAAGGACCCACAGCCTTCTATAAAGG ATTCATGCCTTCTTTCTTGCGACTGGGGTCCTGGAACATTGTGATGTTTGTGTCCTATGAAC